The Comamonas piscis region CCGAGCCAGCGGCCAGCCCCATGCTGGCGAGCGCCTTGCGCCGAGACGGACTGACCAGCGTTTTGTTGGTGTTGTGATCTGCCATTTGACGATTCCTTGGTATCTGGGCCAGGCATTCCCCATCCACAAGGATGCTGCAGGCCGCATGTGTACTGAAAAGCCCCACTAAGAGCGATACGCTTCCCGCTGGCACATGGCAAGCCATGCGACGCATTCAGCAACCATGCCATTCGATTTATTTGGTCACTAACGCACCACTTGTGTGAGGAGCCGACGCAATCTATCTTGGCTTGCGCAACAAAGCAATCGCTATCGATCACCGGAGAGACATTGCTTGATGCAAGTCATCTGTTGCGGGAGACAGAAGTCGGTAGCGACTAGCATTTAGTCACACCCCATACTTTCTGAAACTACAAAAATAATAGCTGCTTTCCTCCCCTCTCCGGGAAGAAAGCAGCCATTTTTTAGCGGATAGATGTGTGCGCCCCACAGCAGACTGCGCTGCTCGCGGCCGCGCTATCCCGCCGCTTGGGACGGCAGTTGGCGGTCACTCGCGGGGCACACTGCGGCAGACAAGGCGGATGCCTCAGCCCGCGAGAGCGGCGTTCAGGTCCTGCGCCCGGTAGTACTGGCCAAAACGGTTCGCGATGAAGTCGCTCAACTGGATCGACTCTTGCGCGATGAAGCCCTTTTGGGGCAGCACGCCGCTGGCCACCAAATCCAGCGCGCAGCAGATGCCGGCAGCGGTGGTCAGCTGGATGGCGGTCAGCGCATGGCCGGCCACTGTAGTGCCGACGATACGGGCCGAGTAGGACTCCTGCATCAGACGCTCACCCTTGTAGCCGCTGGCACTGGCAAAGATCACGATCACATCCTGGCGGGTGGCGGCGATGGCGTTGTCAAAAATCTCGTTGAGCAGCTCGCGCTTGTCGCGCAGCTTGAGTTCGTTGAGCAAGATCTTCAAGATGGCGCAGTGGCCGGGGTAGCGGATGGACTTGTAATCCACATTGCGCGCCTTGCCGGCCCAGGTCTCCGTCAACGTGCCCAGGCCACCGCTGGTGTTGAAGGCCTCGTACTCGATGCCATCCAGCGCAAAGGTCTCCAGGCCTTCCAGCGCGTGCACCGTCAGCGGCTGGCCATCTACCAGGGCTTCACAAGGGTTGATGTACTCGTTGATCAGGCCCTCGGTGCTCCAGGTCAGGTTGTAGCGCAGGCTGCCCTGCGGGTAACGGGGCAACGCACCCACGCGCATCTTCAGGTCGTGCAAGGTGTCGAAATGCTTGGCCACGTCATTGCCCACAATGCCGATAAAGCCAGGGGCCAGGCCGCACTGGGGCATCAGCACACTGCCTGCCTTGGCGGCGATCTTGCGGATCGCATGGGTAGACTGCACGTCTTCGGTCAGGTCAAAGTAATGCACGCCATGCGCGGCGGCCACCCCGGCCACCTCAATCGCCATGTGGAAAGGCAGCGCATTGAGCACTGCAAACTGGCCTTGCACAGCGGGCTCCAGGTCACCGCCCTTGCCGATCTGCACAGTCTCCAGGCCCAGGGCCTCTGCCGCCTTGAGTTGCGCCTGGGACTGGTCGGCAATGCGCAGCTGGTAGCCACCCGCCGCTTGCAGCAGCACGGCCATCGCAAAGCCGATTTTTCCGGCTCCCAAGATGGTGACCTTCTTATCGGCAGCGGCCGATGGGATTGCAGCTTTTGTTGCTGGTGCGGTTTTTTTGCTGGTTTTGTCGCTCATGGTTGGCTCTCTGATCAGGGTGGATGATGGAGAAATGTTACAGCCAGGCCATGTCAAAATGAATATATTAAACCGTCATATTATCTGTTTTATCTAGTCATTACGACAAAAAATGACTGCGTATTAACTGTATTAATGGTTAACCCGTAGGTTATTGCGTCATGAATCAAGGGCTTAGCGCCTGCAGGCACAATGGGCGGCTCGCGTTCTTCTCTTTCCTCCGTATTTACTGCACCCCGTTCTCAGACTATGGCCGACTCCGCATCCAACAAAGTTCTTCGCTATCTGCTGGCACGTGACATCGTCAAAGGCAAGTCACGCGAGGATCTGCTGGCCAAGCTGGAGGCCGCAGGCTTCAGTGGTGAACATGCCGAGCTGTTCATTGCACAGGCCGAGAAACGGGTGCTGGCGCGCAACCGGCGCTGCGCGGTGGTCTCGGCCATCGTCGTTGCTGTCCTGCTGGGCCGCGTGGTCTGGGGCCCGTACGGCGACCACCCGGATATGCAGCTGCTGATGGGTGTGATGTCCGCCATCTTTGCGGCAGCGGGTTTTTACTTCTGGTTTGTGGCGCGCTGGCAGGCGCCGCTGCCCAAGGCCAGCGTCTCTTGAGAGCCGGTTCCTAGACGCTGATCAAAGCCCCATCGGTTACAGCTTTGCGTACGCGATAGGCCTGCCGCGTACGAATGCCCTGGCCATAAAGCGGCGCAGTGGTTTTGTGCGGTAGTGTTGGCATGCGCTCGCTTGCAACGCAAAAAATTGCACCTACCGCCCTCCCCGGCTTTGCAGCGCACAGATAATGCGCTGTCGCGGATATGACATAGATCAAGACCGCGCCTCTCTCCAGCCCATGCGAGCGGCCTGCCCGGCTTTGCGCCCAGGCCCGCTATCCGTCTCTCCACAGCGGTGCAGCGATTCGCATAACTTAATTAGCACAATGGATAAACATAACACGCGACCCGGCTTGGCTTCCAAGGCCTGGCTGCTTCTCCTGGGCCTGTGCCTGCTGGCCGCAGGCCTGTTCTTCGCCGTCTATGGCTACCAGCTGGTGGCGCTGCAGGGCAGTTGGTACTTCCTGATCAGCGGCATTGCGCTGGCCGTCGCAGGCTTGCTGATTGCCGCTGCGCGCCCTGGTGGCGCCTGGCTGTATGCGCTGACCTTGCTGGCAACAGCGGTCTGGGCGCTCGCCGATGTGGGCCTGGATTTCTGGCCGCTGGTCTCGCGCCTGCTGCTGCTGGCCGGCATCGGCATTCTGGTGGCGCTGTCCTTCCCGCTGCTGCGCCGTGCACGCGGCCAGGCCGCTGGCAAGAGCGGCTCCATCGCCATCGCCGGCCTGCTGCTGCTGGGCTGCCTGGCAACGGTGGGCGGCATGTTCATGCCCCACGCCTCGGTGTCGGCCAAGGCCGATGCCACGGTGCTGCAACCCGTGGCCAAAGGCCAGGCACCGGCCGACTGGGCGCACTATGGCAGCACGCCGGGCGGCACCCGCTTTGCGGCGCTGGACCAGATCACGCGCAGCAACGTCAAGGACCTGCAGCAGGCCTGGAGCTACCAGACCGGTGATGTGCCCGTCAGCCCTGGCGGCGGCGGTGCTGAAGACCAGCTGACCCCCCTGCAGATTGGCAACCAGGTCTTTGTCTGCACCCCGCACAACAATGTGATCGCCCTCGACGCCACCACCGGCAAGGAGCTGTGGAAGACGGAGATCAATGCCAAGCAGAAGAAGTGGATGCGCTGCCGTGGCCTGGCTTATTTTGATGCGGCCCAACCCCTCGGCCAGCCCAGCGTGGCCGGTGCAACACCGGTACAAGCGGTGAGCGTGGCGCCCGGCGCCGCTTGCCAGCGCCGCATTCTGATGAACAGCGTGGCGCCCGAGCTGATTGCGCTGGATGCCGATACCGGCGCCTTCTGCGAAGACTTTGGCACCCACGGCCGCGTGGACCTGCGCGCCGGTATGGGCAAGGGCGCCGACAAGGGCGAGTACTACCCCACTTCCGCCCCCACCTTGGCAGGCACTACCATTGTCATTGGCGGCCGCGTGGCCGACAACGTCAGCACCGACATGCCTGGCGGCGTGGTGCGTGGCTTTGATGTGGTGAGCGGCGCGCTGCGCTGGGCCTTTGACCCGGGCAACCCCGAGGACCAGGCCGCGCCAGCAGACGGCAAGACCTATGTGCGCTCGACCCCCAATGTCTGGGCACCGATGTCCTACGACCCGCAGTCCAACACCGTGTTCATGCCCGTGGGCAGTGCGGCGGTGGACCTCTGGGGTGTGAAGCACAGCGCGCTGGACCGCAAGTACGGCGCCTCGATGCTGGCTGTGGATGCCAGCACCGGCAAGGAAAAATGGGTCTACCAGACCGTGCACGACGACCTCTGGGACTTCGATGTACCGATGCAGCCCTCGTTTGTAGACTTCCCCGGCGCCGGTGGCAAGACCACGCCTGCGCTGGTGTTTGGCACCAAGGCTGGCCAGATCTTTGTGCTGGACCGCGCGACCGGCCAGCCGCTGACCCAGGTGGAAGAGCGCCGCGTGCCCGCCGGCAAGATCGAGGGCGAGACCTATTCGCCCACGCAGCCCTTCTCGGTCGGCATGCCCAATATCGGCGCCGACGACATGCGCGAATCCGACATGTGGGGTGCGACGCCGTTTGACCAGCTGCTCTGCCGCCTGAAGTTCAAGTCCAAGCGCTACACCGGCCTGTTCACGCCGCCGGGCACCGATGCATCCCTGAACCTGCCCGGCTCGCTGGGCGGCATGAACTGGGGTGGCATCTCGGTCGATCCGACCAACAACTACCTGTTCATCAACGACATGCGCGTGGGCTTGGAAGTGCAGCTGATCAAGGCCGACCCGGCCGATGCCGGCGCCAAGTCCGACGGCAACGAAGCCGCTGCGATCACCAAGCCGGTGCCGCTGGACGGCACGCCCTATGCGATCAATGCCAAGGTGCGCTTTATGTCGCCGCTGGAGATCCCTTGCCAGAAGCCGCCTTTTGGCACGCTGACTGCCGTGAATCTGAAGACCCAGCAGATCGCCTGGCAAGTGCCGGTGGGCACCGTCAAGGACACGGGGCCCTTCGGCATCAAGATGGGCCTGCCCATCCCCATTGGCATGCCCACCATCGGTGGCACCATGGCCACGCAAGGCGGTCTGGTCTTTATCGCTGCCACGCAGGATTACTACCTGCGCGCCTATGAAACCGGCACCGGCCAGGAAGTGTGGAAAGCCCGCCTGCCTGTTGGCAGCCAGGGCACCCCTATCAGCTACCAATCGCCGGTGACCGGCCAGCAGTTTGTGCTGGTGTCCGCAGGCGGCGCCCGCAACTCGCCTGATCGTGGCGACTATGTGATCGCCTACGCGCTGCCACGCAAGTGATCTGCTGAGATCTTGGCAGGCGGCTAGCGCCTGCCAGCCCAGCCCGGTGCAAGACTTCCCGCAAGGGAAGGCCTTCACCGGGCTTTTTCATGCCGGGCCCGCTTGCCATACGCCGACTGTGCTACCGCCCAACCACAAGCTGCCACAGGTTTCCGTTTGCTATATATTGCATAGCAATCAGCCCATCTACACACCCGCTAACCGCGGCAGAATCCGGCGATGTCAGCCTTCCACCATCCCGCGCATCCAGTCCGGCAGATCCACCGCCTTCTGGCGCGCAAAATCCACCCACAGCACGGTAGCGCCACCGCTGGCATACACCTCGCCGGGGGCATCGGCTTTTTCAATGTGGTACCAGGTCTCAAAGGCGGTGCGTGCCGCATCGCTGACAAACATCTTCACGACCAGCTGGGCCGGGTACTCGATCTGCCGCAGGTAATTGCAAAAGCAGTTGACGACCACAGGGCCCTGGCCCGCGCCATGCGGCGTATCGCGCGTGGAGCGCAGCCACTCCACCCGGGCGCTTTCCATGTAGCGGAAGTACACGGTGTTGTTGACATGGCCCAGGCTGTCCATATCCCCCCAGCGAACGTCCATGGCCGAGTCATGAACCCAGCGTTTGTGGTCAGGAAGCAAGATTTTCATAGACTGGCATATTACGGCCAGGCTGCAGGCGCCAGCCACCGGCCCTTGTCGCCGACTTTCACAGCCACAAAGCCCCTGTCTCAGAAATCAGAGCGGAGAAGGCCGTAAATCTAGGGCTAACCCTAGGATCAAGGCGGTTACCGCACTGCAACATCGCCCTAAAATCCATGGCACTGCATGCAACCCAGCGCCGACCCCTCAGATCTGCTGCATGCCTGCTAGATCAGTTTCAAAAGAATTTGTACGGAGCCCCGATGACCAACCAAGAAATACTGGCCCAATATGGCCCCCGCGAGTCGATGGAATACGACGTCGTCATCGTCGGTGGCGGCCCAGGCGGTCTGGCCACGGCCATCCGTTTGAAGCAACTGGCCGCTGAAAAAGGCAGCGAAATCTCGGTTGTGGTGCTGGAAAAAGGCTCGGAGCCTGGCGCACACACCTTGTCGGGCGCCATCATGGACCCGCGCGCACTGACCGAGCTGATCCCCGACTGGAAAGCCAAGGGCGCGCCGCTGAACCAGCCGG contains the following coding sequences:
- a CDS encoding saccharopine dehydrogenase family protein, translating into MSDKTSKKTAPATKAAIPSAAADKKVTILGAGKIGFAMAVLLQAAGGYQLRIADQSQAQLKAAEALGLETVQIGKGGDLEPAVQGQFAVLNALPFHMAIEVAGVAAAHGVHYFDLTEDVQSTHAIRKIAAKAGSVLMPQCGLAPGFIGIVGNDVAKHFDTLHDLKMRVGALPRYPQGSLRYNLTWSTEGLINEYINPCEALVDGQPLTVHALEGLETFALDGIEYEAFNTSGGLGTLTETWAGKARNVDYKSIRYPGHCAILKILLNELKLRDKRELLNEIFDNAIAATRQDVIVIFASASGYKGERLMQESYSARIVGTTVAGHALTAIQLTTAAGICCALDLVASGVLPQKGFIAQESIQLSDFIANRFGQYYRAQDLNAALAG
- a CDS encoding membrane-bound PQQ-dependent dehydrogenase, glucose/quinate/shikimate family; this translates as MDKHNTRPGLASKAWLLLLGLCLLAAGLFFAVYGYQLVALQGSWYFLISGIALAVAGLLIAAARPGGAWLYALTLLATAVWALADVGLDFWPLVSRLLLLAGIGILVALSFPLLRRARGQAAGKSGSIAIAGLLLLGCLATVGGMFMPHASVSAKADATVLQPVAKGQAPADWAHYGSTPGGTRFAALDQITRSNVKDLQQAWSYQTGDVPVSPGGGGAEDQLTPLQIGNQVFVCTPHNNVIALDATTGKELWKTEINAKQKKWMRCRGLAYFDAAQPLGQPSVAGATPVQAVSVAPGAACQRRILMNSVAPELIALDADTGAFCEDFGTHGRVDLRAGMGKGADKGEYYPTSAPTLAGTTIVIGGRVADNVSTDMPGGVVRGFDVVSGALRWAFDPGNPEDQAAPADGKTYVRSTPNVWAPMSYDPQSNTVFMPVGSAAVDLWGVKHSALDRKYGASMLAVDASTGKEKWVYQTVHDDLWDFDVPMQPSFVDFPGAGGKTTPALVFGTKAGQIFVLDRATGQPLTQVEERRVPAGKIEGETYSPTQPFSVGMPNIGADDMRESDMWGATPFDQLLCRLKFKSKRYTGLFTPPGTDASLNLPGSLGGMNWGGISVDPTNNYLFINDMRVGLEVQLIKADPADAGAKSDGNEAAAITKPVPLDGTPYAINAKVRFMSPLEIPCQKPPFGTLTAVNLKTQQIAWQVPVGTVKDTGPFGIKMGLPIPIGMPTIGGTMATQGGLVFIAATQDYYLRAYETGTGQEVWKARLPVGSQGTPISYQSPVTGQQFVLVSAGGARNSPDRGDYVIAYALPRK
- a CDS encoding acyl-CoA thioesterase, with product MKILLPDHKRWVHDSAMDVRWGDMDSLGHVNNTVYFRYMESARVEWLRSTRDTPHGAGQGPVVVNCFCNYLRQIEYPAQLVVKMFVSDAARTAFETWYHIEKADAPGEVYASGGATVLWVDFARQKAVDLPDWMRGMVEG